The Parambassis ranga chromosome 4, fParRan2.1, whole genome shotgun sequence genome includes the window CCCTGCAGTTACCAACTGCATGCAGCGGTGGTATAGAGTGGCCCCTTGTGGATGAGATGCTGTACTACATCATACTGAACATAAGGAAATGCACCCACCAAATGACCTGATCTTTAGCTTGCAGCACTTGTTTAAGTCTAGCAGCTTCATTAtgaagcctctgctgctcaacGCTGGCTCTCCGCACAAATGAATCCTGGGTGTCCAATGTAGCGTGACGCTCCTGTCGCTCCTCTGAAAGCAGCTGTAGAACAGTGGATCATTAGCTAATGTGGTctgcattctgtgtgtgtctctaaaaTAACTCAGTAAGGGTGGTAAAAGTGCCTAACAAGTGTAGTTAAGGGGTTCACAGCGTGATCGCCCTTATCGTACACTTTCCTGTCACTCTGACaacctgctgctctctctggTACTGTTCCAGCCACGTCTCCAGTGGTCGGAGgcgctccagctccagctcctgtGAGTGCAGACTAGCCAGAGTCTTTTCCAGCTGGGCACGCAGACGTTGTATGTCTGCACAGCACTCCCTGTGCTCACTTTCCACTTGCCATGATGCCCGCTGAGACTGGAAgtcaaaaaacacatcaaacaaaTCAGCTTTTGCATGTGAAGATTACCACTTAACATATACTTTCATGTGTGAGAGCTCTTCATTTAGTTTGTACATGGTTACCTCTGAAGCATCTGCCTCTTTTGCTCCTCCTTTAACTCCCTTGAGATGTTTGCGCTGAAGCTTCTGGTAATTTCTCTTTAATTTATCCAACTGCAGGGATAATAATATGTCTACAACATGCATACCTCAATGTTTCGATCAATTAACAAAAAGACACATCTGTCTGACCTCTTCCCGGACTTTCTGCAGTTGTTGCTCATACTTGGTAACTAATTCTTGTCGACCAGTCTGAACATCTTCTAGCTGCTTGCGGAGCAAAGAGACCTACAATCATAAAAGAGGGGAGAGGGTGTTCAAACTAATACAAAAATGTGATGATCATTTACACAAAATATGTATTTCCTCTTATTTGATCTCACATTAAAATAAGGGCAATTCGGCAATCAACAGATGTGACTAATGGCTGTTTAGGTTGCTTCAAGACACACTGCAATACGGCTCCTTCACACTTACCTCCAGGTCCTTCCGTTCAATGACATTTTTTGAGGTTAGAAGCCCCTCTTCTCcagtttttaatttgtgtttcaAGGCCCGGATCTCTGCCTCCCACTCCTTCTTCTGATGGTTGATCATAATGTCAATCTGTCTCATCAGCTCTTGGAGTTCTGGCTCACACGATGACAGGACCGAGCTGAAAGTACAGGGGTACAGTACAAGTACAAATAACGATGTTTGCTAGATCTGTTAAAATACCGCATTTCACTGATGgttataatattaaaatgtaacTTCAAGTCAGCCAGTCCACAGCCTTAGACCCAGTTCACGTTACCTGAAATCAGGATTCTGTATTGACCCTAGAGAAGCCTCCATCTGGTTAAAGTTGTTGTCTATAAAGTCTTTCAAATAACATTTGTCTGCAAAAATTCCGCGATTATCTAAAAACCTAGCAACGCCTACCAGCATAAGCGTTACTAGCTAACGATAATCAAACCGAGCGGCATCTAACTTAGTTTCTGTCTACAACTAAGATCGGTCGCTATTCTTTTGTACTATTTTCTAACGTGGTTAGCAAATGGTATTGGCGAAGCTAGTTCTACATCGTCCAcctatgtttgtgtttgtagcaaCTACACTGAACATAGGGCTTGGCAACGACGTCACTgcgcagtgcattgtgggacgTGCAAGTGCTCTAACTACAATGGACTTCCTGGTGTAAGGCGGTAACTCCACCCCAAACCGCTCACCTCAGTAGGCCTTTGGAATAGTTCAAAGATAGTAACAGATGGGGTCCTGATAGAAGTGTCAAGAAAGTACAGTTTTTCTGATAAATTACAGTATATATGCATAGTTTTAGCGCTCATACTCCAATTTGTAAACATGTATAAATTATATTAATGTAGTCTTGGGACAAGATACAACAGGTaaaatggaaaaacaataaCACTCGAGTAGTAAGATTCATTAAATACTGTCCTGATGACATGACTGAACacgtggctcgttggtctaggggtatgattctcgcttcgggtgcgagaggtcccgggttcaaatcccggacgagcccaaACCTTTTCTTCCCAGTATCCTTTTGTATTTAAAGGTAGATAGTTCTGGGCTTAACTAAAAAAATAGCGTTAGGTAGGTAGTAGATAGACATTGCGGGGTGCGCGTCCTAGACGCATGTGTGATATACGTTTTtcgaaaacaaaacacaaacgcACATACTGTTCTGGTATAAAAGCTCAGCAATATTCTTTCGAGCAAgcggctcgttggtctaggggtatgattctcgctttgggtgcgagaggtcccgggttcaaatcccggacgagcccatGTTTTGCTTGAAATTCTGTTAATCGTCTTACTATAACAcgtaaaatacaaaatattaataaactTAAGTGTTTAATATGTCGGCAGCTACCTGGGAACGCTGTTTCTGTTTTCCTATACATACTTGTATTCCCTCCCCTCCTTCAGCCTCGCACACCCATTCCCCCACCTGCCTTCCGTCAAACACTGAACAAAGAGCGTCTCCACCGCTCTGCTTCCCCAGCTGTTGCCTGGGGAGGGTTCGGGccgtgagaaagagagagacgtTTTTATTCCGCCCCCACAAACGCAACAGACACTCCTAACAGGCGGCAGACGAGCCGGCTCTCTGACACCATTCACTGCAGCGAGGctgagctggaggagcagtcagGCTGTTCAAGGAACATTTCACGGGATGTATGACCAGCTGTAAGTgctctgttttattgttttttttcttttattactgATTATTATATGAAACCGTTTTGTgtctcagtaaaaaaaatgtttctgttggtgTATTGTACTCCTGAATGTTAAATTGTTGTTAAATAGTTTGATTAGAAGTTTGCAGTTTCAGGTCCTCTAATAACCATTCAATAAAATCTGATTGAACAGAGAGATCATCTAGGAACTGGCAACAAGCTCCTGTCAGAACTGGCTTTCTCATCAGTGGACATCTCCAGAGAGATTTAGTTGAAGATCATTCACAAAGAGTCAGATTAATTTCTGTGGAGAACTTTGTTCTGTGGACCACCATCCAGCCTGACCATGGTTCTTTGTGAGGACGGCGAGtgcagtgtctgtctgtttccttACTCCCGGGTGGACAGGATCCCTCGAGTGCTCCACTGCAGACACACCTTCTGTGACCCCTGCCTGGAGACCATGTCGCAAACCAGGAGTGGGCTGCTCACCGTGCCCTGCCCATTGTGTCGCCGGGTGACCTGCATAGGCCGAGGCCGCAGCCTGCAAGAGGCTCTCTGGGTCAACAGCAAGATGTGGGAGCAGATAccagaggaggtggaagaggaggaggagaaagaagaagaggagaacagACTGACACAAAAACcagaggagaggatggaggctAAGCAGCAGCCATCGTTACAGGCCGAATGGTGAGTTTATCAGAGTGAACACATGTAGAGTGTGTGGACTCACATGAGGAAAAACTAGTTCCAGTTTTGTCTGCAGGCGTTTTAAATTCAAAACACTGTTGTGCCATGGCTCCTAATTTACAAACCACATAAACAAATATCAATAAGGGATGTCGTTTCCAAAACACTGCTGTAAGCTGAGAGAAGACTGGAAATATTGAATCTGAAATTCCAGCCATTCTGAGACATTAACACGTCAGTGCTAAGCAGGCCATTTGTCCACAAAGCATCTCATTAGCACCTCAGTTCTGCAGCGACGCATTTTGTTGCATGGGTGACACTGTCTCACACACTAACCTTTCCAGTGCTTTCTGCAGGTCCAGCAGAACAAAACTTAAACTGCCAGCGTTCTTCAGGAAGTTCAGCttaacaaagcagcagcaggagaggatcGTCCCAGGCAGCAACGTGTAAGTCCTGCCTGTGCGGTGGATGGCAGCAATGACAGGATGTCATGGAGTAAAAACTAAATGATCTTCTGTTTGTCTCATTTGAAGGGAAATGAAATCCTGGCGGAGGCTTTCTACCGAGGAGACCTTTTAGGAAAGGAGATGAAAGGTGGTAGATCTcagggtgtgtttttttcaccaCAGCATAAACTGGCAGGAAAGTTGAGAGCCGTGAATCCATTGTGGTCCTGTCTGGACATTGTTTTTGTCCTCAGCCAAAGGTGCTCTGTCTCCCATTATTTATTCTTGGCTTAATTCTCCCAGCTGGTGCTGTGGGATTTAGTTCAGCTGTCCCAGTAGGGCTAACACCCCAAGACCCCTCACAGCAGATGGTCTCCTCTCCCTTTCAACTGCTAAACCTaacttattgtttttatttatgataGCAAAGTATTTAATAAACCTATTTTTTGAAAAGATTCTTCACTGTGGTTTGGTCACTTATTTGAGCACGCGTCTGTCATATGAAAGAATCATGAGCTCAGAACTAAGACATGGCTTCTCTACTTCTCTGTCTACATCATTTATGATGCATCAAGTATTTAAGTGACTAAAAACGGTGAAGCCAGGAGCAGATTCCTCACTGTGAATATTACTTTTGTGAGctccacacacaacaaaaacccACCACAAAAGACTCATTCAACCATGAAAGCAGATTATAAACTCTATTCATCAAGCATCTGGCAAGTATTCCAAGACATCAGAAAAGTGGATCATCATCATGGAAAAGTGCATGTTTCATGTACACGTAGTATTGTGCCATTGTGAGAATAAAAGCATGTGTTGAGCAGAATTAAATCCCACTTGAAGGTCACGGTGAGCGTGTTTGGCGTCACTTCTCTGCCCTCATATTAACGTGTCAGATCAGTGTGATCTGCCCGAAGACGTCCGTTAGTGGTCACACTGGTTTGGTGCAACTGTCAGCCTGTGAGACACAATGAGTCACATCAGGATAGATGGTGTTTTATTTCACCTTTATGTAGAGCATTTGCATGTTCATGCTGGCTGACACCGTCCCTCCTGATTTCCAAATAGGAAAGCTGCATGCAAGGTCTGAATGGACTGGAATCAACAGTGTTGACTGGGCgacacatcaggaaggctgcAGTGAACGAACAGACCAAAGCAGGGCTGTCAAAATGGCAACGATCCAGTTTCACTTTAGCAATGTAGTTCCTGGCTGCTCGTGCAGTCCTGGTTGTTTTGATGACTGGGATTAAGCAGAGCAGGAAACAACTCCCATGTGGTTTAGCAGTGGAAGAGCAGGTATGTAGATCATTTACTGCAGAACAAATACTGTAAAACAGACACGTACACAAAGTACTGCAGCCAAAAGAAGTAGACTACAAACCTGGACAGAGTACAGAGAATGtaatcaaagtaaaagtactctgGCCCATGTTACTGCCCTTTAAAAGTATACTTATGCTGTTACTGTAGTGAACAGACAGGTATGCCATATTAGAACATAGATCTGAAACACTCAAGTACATTTACTTAACTATAAGTATGGTGTTTTGATCAGGAATTCTGGTGCAACAAAAACATGGTGCAAGGCAGTTTCTTCATACTGTTGTTTACTCCAGGCAGTAGTACATTCCTGTCCCATTATTCACACAAATAGACACAAATATATAATGTGTTTGTACAGGACAGTACATCTGGGACTAATAccttctgtaaaaatatttaCTATATTTTCTATATCAAGTCTCagatttgacctttgaccttatttGATTTGCGATATGATGTCACAGATATGTTAatcaggtttcttttttttggaaaaaaaaaggtttgcacacatctcagggAGGATTTCGTccactcctctttgcagatcCTCTCCAAGTCATTAATGTTTGGTGGCTGACGTTTGGAAACTCAAAccttcagctccctccacagattttctatgggattaATGTCTGGAGACTGACTAGGCCACTCAAAGACGGTGGCAACGTATAAACAGGCCTGTACGTGTACATATGTGGCACTGCAGGATGTCAGCCCTTCACAGTGTAGTGTGTTACCAGCTGTTTTCTTGGTGACTGTGGTCCCAGCTGCCTTGAGATCATTGACCAGTTCCTCCCGAGTAGTTCTGGGCTGATTCCTCACCATTCTCATCATCATTGAAACTCCACGAGGTGAGATCTTGCATGGAGCTCCAGACCGAGGGAGGCtggcagttattttatgtttcttcagTTTGTGAATAATCACACCAACTGTTCTCAGCCAGCTGCTTGGCGATGGCCTTGTAGTCCGTTCCAGCCTTGTGTATGTCCACAGTCTTCCCTGAcatccttggaaagctctttggtcttggccatggtgaagagtttggaatctggattgattgattgcttctgtggacaggtgtcttttatacaggtaaggagctgagagggctcccaatgtcagctccttacctgtatgaAACACCTGGGAGCAGGACTCTGGCTGATTGATatatcaaatacttatttcattcataaaaatgtgaattaacTTAATAActtgtttgaaatgcatttttctggacTTGTTTTTTAtggttctgtctctcactgttcaaataaaccgaccattgaaattatagactgatcatttctttgtcagtgggcaaacttacaaagTCAGCAGGGATTCAAATCCCTTTTCCCTAACTGTAGCTTGTGTAGCTTAGCAGAGAACCTGTggtatttctttatttttttatttttttccaagcaAAGGCACACTGCTCTGTTCTCAAGGACTCCTCCTCACCACCTCCTATGCCTGGGGATTTTTCTTCTAGGATGAAACTGTGGAAGAGGACAACCATATGTCATGTGTGCAGTTTGAAGGACCCAACTGCACAAAACGTGAACTGAAAGCAAGCTTTTATCGAAAGCCAAAGTCCAAACTCAAAACACTGTCAAAACTACATACCAAAACCAAAGAtgaggacaaacaaacaaacgcaAAACTAACCCAACAAAGGATAATCCAAGGGAGGGACAGGAGGCCTAGGAAGACAAGACGACAGGGTTGGCGGGGCGGGCTGAGACgagcagagagacaaacacaatcagacaagaacaaaggggagcacaggactgaAGTAGAGGaaggagacaagacacaggtgaacacaagcagggaggagcaggtaatcacaggaggagGGAAACTCAGTGAGAAGACACaaggacaggactatcaaaataaaacaggaagcacaataCTAcggacacatgagggaggtcagggcaggaaggataTCATACAAAGAACCAggatgtaaaaataaacagagaactggcaaaaaagaaaaaacagaatacAAGGTGACATCCACTACACCATACACATGTTGAAGGAGATCTGAAGCCAGCAGTGCTCTGGTGGTCCATTGTTTACCCCATGGAATGTTGAATGTTGTTTGGGGTCAGACATCCTGACATTTTCATAGAACTCACTGCTATAATTCCAAATCCATTGTACCATCAACAATGGCAAGCCATCCTGGCTGCTCAAATTCACT containing:
- the LOC114434833 gene encoding RING finger protein 223, with the protein product MVLCEDGECSVCLFPYSRVDRIPRVLHCRHTFCDPCLETMSQTRSGLLTVPCPLCRRVTCIGRGRSLQEALWVNSKMWEQIPEEVEEEEEKEEEENRLTQKPEERMEAKQQPSLQAEWSSRTKLKLPAFFRKFSLTKQQQERIVPGSNVEMKSWRRLSTEETF